One genomic window of Actinoplanes lobatus includes the following:
- a CDS encoding polysaccharide biosynthesis tyrosine autokinase yields the protein MGLREYLRVVRRHRWMLVVAVAVAVGVATIINVNTAPVYAARVTFFFATPADNGVDAYPASLFNFNRLSTYAELLTSDEVVTPLAETPGVDMDTEQVRQAIAAEPLPDTVMMEVIVSDRDRDRAMLLLTHLTERFEWVVEELERPAPTKPTTVRVTVVSGPALDAAPVSPDVLNNLALALVAGLILGAIGVVGREVADRTVRTAKALEVLTSAPVLAQVPKDPGDPVVSRGASARTEALREIRTRVQCAAAAGSVKTLAVTSAVPGEGRSATACGLALLFAEAGQRVLIVEADLRRPRLAAFLGREEAAGLSTVLDGGAKLEQVLQPWGGGLWLLAGGPAPPNPSELLSSSRMTELVDEARRRFDVVIFDCPPLLPVTDAGVIAARVDGTLLVVHAHRTTSAQVTAAVRTLHAVGATLLGCVLNMVARKGPDAVPNYDTYLSGSGPVRGDQDGWKRPAA from the coding sequence GTGGGCCTGCGCGAATACCTCCGGGTCGTCAGGCGGCACCGGTGGATGCTGGTCGTCGCGGTCGCGGTCGCGGTCGGCGTCGCCACGATCATCAACGTCAACACCGCACCCGTGTACGCCGCGCGGGTCACGTTCTTCTTCGCCACCCCCGCCGACAACGGCGTCGACGCCTATCCGGCCAGCCTGTTCAACTTCAACCGGCTGTCCACCTACGCCGAACTGCTGACCAGCGACGAGGTCGTCACCCCGCTGGCCGAGACGCCCGGTGTCGACATGGACACCGAGCAGGTCCGGCAGGCGATCGCCGCGGAGCCCCTCCCGGACACGGTGATGATGGAGGTCATCGTGTCGGACCGGGACCGCGACCGGGCCATGCTGCTGCTCACCCATCTCACCGAGCGTTTCGAATGGGTCGTCGAGGAACTCGAGCGGCCGGCACCGACCAAGCCCACCACGGTCCGGGTCACCGTCGTCTCCGGTCCCGCGCTCGACGCGGCTCCGGTGTCGCCGGACGTGCTGAACAACCTTGCCCTCGCGCTGGTCGCCGGCCTGATCCTGGGCGCGATCGGGGTGGTCGGCCGGGAGGTGGCCGACCGCACCGTACGCACCGCCAAGGCACTCGAGGTCCTCACCTCGGCGCCGGTGCTGGCCCAGGTGCCGAAGGACCCGGGTGACCCCGTCGTCTCGCGGGGCGCCTCGGCCCGCACCGAGGCGCTGCGCGAGATCCGTACGCGGGTGCAGTGTGCCGCGGCCGCCGGTTCGGTGAAGACCCTCGCCGTGACCAGCGCGGTCCCCGGCGAGGGCCGCTCGGCCACCGCCTGCGGGCTGGCCCTGCTGTTCGCCGAGGCCGGGCAGCGGGTCCTCATCGTCGAGGCCGACCTGCGCCGTCCCCGGCTGGCCGCGTTCCTGGGGCGGGAGGAGGCGGCCGGGCTGAGCACGGTGCTGGACGGCGGCGCGAAGCTGGAACAGGTCCTCCAGCCGTGGGGCGGCGGGCTGTGGCTGCTGGCCGGCGGACCGGCCCCGCCGAACCCGAGCGAGCTGCTCAGTTCATCGCGGATGACCGAGCTGGTCGACGAGGCCCGGCGGCGGTTCGACGTGGTGATCTTCGACTGCCCGCCGCTGCTGCCGGTCACCGACGCCGGTGTCATCGCCGCCCGCGTCGACGGAACGCTACTTGTCGTACACGCCCACAGGACGACGTCGGCGCAGGTCACCGCCGCCGTCCGGACGCTGCACGCGGTCGGCGCCACGCTGCTGGGCTGCGTGCTGAACATGGTCGCCCGCAAGGGCCCGGACGCGGTGCCGAACTACGACACCTACCTGTCCGGCTCCGGGCCGGTCCGGGGCGATCAGGACGGCTGGAAGAGACCGGCCGCGTGA
- a CDS encoding lipopolysaccharide biosynthesis protein — translation MSLRSLLRAVPATVRRDFAATLLVQFLVLGIGLYLFHLVAERGSVDGFAFYQIARSVVSTVQPALLLGLGVSLYRFLPRTVHTTRRLARQALAIEAGLVTAATLAGAVAGDEIAALLGLPGGSATVAVLITLGGSSLCAVGLAALRGAGQVVASNLAAGIGGAVVPLAAFAATDRIEDFLLLQGLATAVVGLGATFVVRRRRPPAPSTSTAPEPDIKTLIAYGVRRMPGELALPALFTVPTLAVAVTTTGGEDAGYVGFTTSAVTLICSVFAMLTPVLMPRISRLFHHGGEHRAVRRLLAVLPLLAAVAATLPTGVIILFASPMVHGFLGPEFDAAVPVLRLGVLAAVPLAMFYTARPALDVLFEAKAMSWLLVACLMVEVVTTVVGTRFLTPSYASMLGLLSAATVLGLTAVGLAANALRRSPA, via the coding sequence GTGAGCCTCCGGTCACTGCTGCGGGCCGTGCCCGCCACCGTACGCCGCGACTTCGCCGCCACGTTGCTCGTGCAGTTTCTCGTCCTGGGCATCGGGCTCTACCTGTTCCACCTGGTCGCCGAGCGCGGCAGCGTCGACGGGTTCGCGTTCTACCAGATCGCCCGGAGCGTGGTGAGCACCGTGCAGCCGGCCCTGCTGCTCGGCCTCGGCGTGAGCCTGTACCGCTTCCTGCCGCGTACCGTGCACACCACCCGGCGGCTCGCCCGGCAGGCGCTGGCCATCGAGGCGGGCCTGGTCACCGCCGCGACGCTGGCCGGCGCGGTCGCCGGGGACGAGATCGCCGCACTGCTCGGGTTGCCCGGCGGCTCCGCGACGGTCGCCGTCCTGATCACGCTGGGCGGCAGCAGCCTGTGCGCCGTCGGGCTGGCCGCCCTCCGCGGCGCCGGCCAGGTGGTGGCCTCGAATCTGGCCGCCGGGATCGGCGGCGCCGTGGTCCCGCTGGCCGCGTTCGCCGCCACCGACCGGATCGAGGACTTCCTTCTGCTCCAAGGCCTGGCCACGGCGGTGGTGGGCCTCGGGGCGACCTTCGTGGTCCGGCGGCGCCGGCCTCCGGCCCCGTCCACGTCCACGGCTCCGGAACCCGACATCAAGACCCTGATCGCGTACGGGGTACGCCGCATGCCCGGGGAACTGGCCCTGCCCGCCCTCTTCACGGTGCCCACCCTGGCCGTGGCCGTGACGACGACCGGCGGCGAGGACGCGGGCTACGTCGGATTCACCACCTCGGCGGTCACCCTGATCTGCTCGGTGTTCGCCATGCTCACCCCGGTGCTGATGCCCCGGATCAGCCGGCTCTTCCACCACGGCGGCGAGCACCGGGCGGTACGGCGGCTGCTCGCCGTGCTGCCGTTGCTGGCCGCCGTGGCCGCCACGCTGCCGACCGGCGTGATCATCCTGTTCGCCTCGCCGATGGTGCACGGCTTCCTCGGCCCCGAATTCGACGCCGCGGTGCCGGTGCTGCGGCTCGGTGTGCTCGCCGCGGTCCCGCTGGCGATGTTCTACACCGCCCGGCCGGCGCTGGACGTGCTGTTCGAGGCCAAGGCGATGAGCTGGCTGCTGGTCGCCTGCCTGATGGTGGAAGTCGTGACGACCGTCGTCGGCACCCGGTTCCTCACCCCGTCGTACGCGTCGATGCTCGGGCTTCTGTCGGCGGCCACGGTGCTGGGGCTCACCGCGGTAGGGCTCGCCGCGAACGCCCTGCGACGGTCTCCAGCATGA
- a CDS encoding O-antigen ligase family protein: protein MTALDRPRPGLVVLLAFVLTLAGHFTLTRAGLDIPVVNDVRVPLFLILLLCLVLEAHQVGPCPAKGGQALLGILLLFGYQGLSVLWVPPGSVTGPGLGDLCAITGLLVVYFNLAAWDRDRVTEMTFKMFYVAAWIYFLAGAVGLGRSVTGRWAAFGGGPNVFIRIMIMGVFTSFYMYLRSGDKLIWLAPIPVFLFGAIASGSRGGLISLGITIAVALLAIRPRFNLDRIAKPLVLMVAMTAIMVVTAGPSIADFVRTRFLEGTVEQGYTSDRDVLYQMALQIFWQRPLLGTGMNGFHTIADLGAGESYVHNLPLSVAAEGGFVGLALLALAWLSLWHAYTAVPKSERSLEARFAAYCGIFMGATSLFSGDYYDARLMWIFLLLAVVRPAPAPAPLPR, encoded by the coding sequence ATGACCGCCCTGGACAGGCCCCGGCCCGGCCTGGTCGTGCTGCTCGCGTTCGTGCTGACCCTGGCCGGCCATTTCACGCTGACCCGGGCCGGTCTGGACATCCCGGTCGTCAACGACGTACGCGTACCCCTGTTCTTGATCCTGCTGTTGTGTCTTGTTCTGGAGGCGCACCAGGTCGGCCCGTGCCCGGCCAAGGGCGGGCAGGCGCTGCTCGGCATCCTGTTGCTGTTCGGCTATCAGGGCCTTTCGGTGCTGTGGGTGCCGCCGGGCTCGGTGACCGGGCCGGGGCTCGGCGACCTGTGCGCGATCACCGGATTGCTGGTGGTCTACTTCAATCTCGCCGCCTGGGACCGTGACCGGGTCACCGAGATGACCTTCAAGATGTTCTACGTCGCGGCCTGGATCTACTTCCTGGCCGGCGCGGTCGGGCTGGGCCGCAGCGTGACCGGACGGTGGGCGGCTTTCGGCGGCGGCCCGAACGTGTTCATCCGCATCATGATCATGGGCGTCTTCACGTCGTTCTACATGTACCTGCGCAGCGGCGACAAGCTGATATGGCTGGCGCCGATCCCGGTGTTCCTGTTCGGGGCGATCGCCTCCGGCTCCCGGGGCGGCCTCATCTCCCTCGGCATCACCATCGCCGTCGCGTTGCTGGCGATCCGGCCCCGGTTCAACCTCGACCGGATCGCCAAGCCGCTCGTCCTGATGGTCGCGATGACCGCGATCATGGTGGTCACGGCCGGGCCGTCGATCGCCGACTTCGTGCGGACCCGGTTCCTCGAGGGGACCGTCGAACAGGGATACACCTCCGACCGCGACGTGCTGTACCAGATGGCGCTGCAGATCTTCTGGCAGCGGCCGCTGCTCGGCACCGGGATGAACGGCTTCCATACGATCGCCGATCTCGGCGCCGGCGAGAGTTACGTGCACAACCTGCCGCTGTCGGTCGCGGCCGAGGGCGGGTTCGTCGGGCTGGCACTGCTGGCGCTGGCGTGGCTGAGCCTGTGGCACGCCTACACCGCCGTGCCGAAGAGCGAACGCAGCCTGGAAGCCCGGTTCGCCGCCTACTGCGGCATCTTCATGGGCGCCACCAGCCTGTTCTCCGGCGACTACTACGACGCGCGACTGATGTGGATCTTCCTCTTGCTGGCCGTGGTCCGTCCCGCGCCGGCGCCGGCCCCGCTGCCGCGGTAG
- a CDS encoding glycosyltransferase family 4 protein, whose translation MRITYIHQYFKTPGMSGGTRSYEFARRLVDRGHEVHMITGDPDGDRARITREAGIVVHWLPVPYSNAMSYRRRIVAFLDFVRRSTVEAARIPADLVLATSTPLTVAIPGAYAALRRRVPMVLEVRDVWPELPIAMGALRSPAARWAAERLEAWAYRRAAHVIALSPGMAASIQRRFPRVGVTVVPNSSDIGLFAGADRAGAVLREETPWLGDRPLVLYAGTLGPANGVDYLVRMAACLAETAPDVRVAIIGDGRMRDSLRSLAAGLGVLDRNLFLLGPVSKERVVAFFGACDLATSMFVDIPELGNNSPNKVFDAFAAGRPVAVNHGGWIADLLTESGAGLVLPAGDPGAAATAVADFLGDASDRTSARAAASALARDRFDRDLLFEDFERVLNRAVYRGSGAGAGAGRTTASKRKIHISRAS comes from the coding sequence GTGCGGATCACCTACATCCACCAGTATTTCAAGACGCCCGGGATGTCCGGCGGAACCCGGTCGTACGAGTTCGCCCGGCGCCTGGTCGACCGCGGCCACGAGGTGCACATGATCACCGGCGATCCGGACGGCGACCGGGCCCGGATCACCCGGGAGGCCGGCATCGTCGTGCACTGGCTGCCGGTGCCGTACAGCAACGCGATGTCGTACCGTCGCCGGATCGTGGCGTTCCTCGACTTCGTCCGCCGGTCGACGGTCGAGGCGGCCCGGATCCCGGCCGATCTCGTCCTCGCGACCAGCACCCCGCTCACCGTGGCGATCCCCGGCGCGTACGCGGCCCTGCGCCGCCGTGTGCCGATGGTGCTGGAGGTCCGCGACGTGTGGCCGGAACTGCCGATCGCGATGGGCGCGCTCCGGTCACCGGCCGCCCGCTGGGCGGCCGAGCGGCTGGAGGCGTGGGCCTACCGCCGGGCGGCGCACGTCATCGCGCTGTCCCCGGGCATGGCCGCCAGCATCCAGCGGCGCTTCCCCCGGGTCGGGGTCACCGTCGTGCCCAACAGCTCCGACATCGGCCTGTTCGCCGGGGCCGACCGGGCCGGGGCGGTCCTGCGGGAGGAGACACCGTGGCTGGGGGACCGGCCGCTGGTCCTCTACGCCGGCACGCTCGGCCCGGCCAACGGCGTCGACTACCTGGTCCGGATGGCGGCGTGCCTGGCCGAGACGGCTCCCGACGTCCGGGTCGCGATCATCGGTGACGGCCGGATGCGCGACAGCCTGCGGTCGCTGGCCGCCGGGCTGGGTGTGCTGGACCGCAACCTGTTCCTGCTGGGGCCGGTCAGCAAGGAGCGGGTGGTGGCGTTCTTCGGCGCGTGCGACCTGGCGACATCGATGTTCGTCGACATCCCCGAGCTGGGGAACAATTCGCCGAACAAGGTCTTCGACGCGTTCGCGGCGGGCCGCCCGGTGGCCGTCAACCACGGTGGGTGGATCGCCGACCTGCTCACCGAGAGCGGCGCCGGGCTGGTGCTGCCGGCCGGCGATCCCGGGGCGGCGGCCACCGCGGTCGCCGACTTCCTGGGCGACGCGTCCGACCGCACGTCCGCGCGGGCGGCGGCGTCCGCCCTGGCCCGCGACCGTTTCGACCGTGACCTGCTGTTCGAGGACTTCGAGCGGGTCCTGAACCGGGCCGTCTACCGCGGCAGCGGGGCCGGCGCCGGCGCGGGACGGACCACGGCCAGCAAGAGGAAGATCCACATCAGTCGCGCGTCGTAG
- a CDS encoding NeuD/PglB/VioB family sugar acetyltransferase — MPEPIVIVGCGGYGREIFGVIAAINGAGDSWKVLGFLDDTPSETNLRRLDRLGTACLGPNELLAELDAHYVVGIGDPRTRAAVTALLEPFGRPAATLVHPAAVQGPHNHLADGVVLCAGAQVTTNVTLGRHTHLNLNVTVGHDAVLADHVQVNPLAAVSGDCCIGREVLIGTGAVVLQGREVGDGATVGASACVARDVGAGQIVKGVPAR; from the coding sequence ATGCCTGAACCGATCGTCATCGTCGGGTGCGGGGGCTACGGCCGGGAGATCTTCGGAGTCATCGCGGCCATCAACGGCGCCGGCGACTCGTGGAAGGTGCTGGGCTTCCTCGACGACACCCCGTCCGAGACGAACCTGCGCCGCCTGGACCGGCTCGGCACCGCCTGCCTGGGCCCGAACGAACTGCTGGCGGAGCTGGACGCGCACTACGTCGTCGGCATCGGCGACCCGCGGACCCGGGCCGCGGTCACCGCCCTGCTGGAACCGTTCGGCAGGCCCGCGGCCACCCTCGTCCACCCGGCGGCCGTCCAGGGGCCGCACAACCACCTGGCCGACGGGGTGGTCTTGTGCGCCGGGGCCCAGGTCACCACGAACGTGACCCTGGGCCGGCACACGCACCTCAACCTGAACGTGACGGTCGGCCACGACGCGGTGCTCGCCGACCACGTGCAGGTGAATCCCCTCGCGGCGGTGTCCGGCGACTGCTGCATCGGGCGGGAGGTGCTGATCGGCACCGGCGCGGTGGTGCTCCAGGGCCGGGAGGTGGGTGACGGCGCGACGGTGGGCGCGAGCGCCTGCGTGGCCCGCGACGTCGGCGCCGGGCAGATCGTCAAGGGCGTGCCGGCCAGATAG